From a single Rhodothermales bacterium genomic region:
- a CDS encoding TRAP transporter large permease encodes MDWIEVLVLVLSFVVLLGLGVPIAFAIGLSTVATMLLAIQVDPSFTTMAQRMATGLNSFALLAIPFFILAGQLMNRGGLARRLIDFAKSLLGTLPGGLAHVNIVAAMLFGAISGSAVAAVSAIGGVLGPRMQEEGYDREFGAAVNITAATTGMLIPPSNVLIVYSLASGGVSIAALFLAGYLPGLLVGLSLMVVTGVIAVRKRYPISGRSSLGEIGRRLLEAIPSLLLIIIVIGGIIGGVFTATEAAAVAVLYALVLGFVYREIGWVDLPKIFVDSAATTGIVMLLIGTSIGMSWIMAFENIPQNVTAALIGLTDNKILILLIINLILLAVGTFMDMTPAVLIFTPIFLPVATELGIDPIHFGIIMVLNLCIGLCTPPVGSVLFVGVGVAQTTIARVIRPLLPLFIAMLVALFLVTYIPAISLWLPGVFGF; translated from the coding sequence ATGGATTGGATAGAAGTGCTGGTGCTCGTCCTTAGCTTCGTGGTGCTGCTCGGGCTCGGTGTGCCCATCGCGTTCGCCATCGGGCTGTCGACGGTCGCCACGATGCTGCTGGCCATCCAGGTGGATCCCTCGTTCACTACCATGGCGCAGCGGATGGCCACCGGTCTCAACAGCTTCGCGCTGCTGGCCATCCCGTTTTTTATCCTCGCCGGCCAGCTCATGAACCGGGGCGGCCTGGCGCGCCGGCTGATCGATTTCGCCAAGTCGCTTCTGGGTACCCTACCTGGCGGCCTCGCCCACGTCAATATCGTCGCCGCCATGCTGTTTGGCGCCATTTCGGGCTCGGCCGTGGCCGCTGTGTCCGCGATTGGCGGCGTGCTGGGTCCGAGGATGCAGGAGGAGGGCTACGACCGCGAATTTGGCGCGGCGGTCAACATCACGGCCGCCACGACGGGGATGCTCATTCCGCCGAGCAACGTGTTGATCGTGTACTCGCTGGCGAGTGGGGGAGTGTCCATCGCGGCGCTTTTCCTCGCGGGCTATCTGCCCGGCTTGCTCGTCGGTCTGAGTTTGATGGTGGTCACCGGGGTGATCGCGGTCCGTAAGCGCTACCCCATCTCGGGGCGCAGTAGCCTGGGTGAGATCGGACGCCGGCTCCTGGAGGCGATCCCCAGTCTGTTGCTGATCATCATCGTCATTGGCGGCATCATCGGCGGGGTGTTTACGGCCACCGAGGCGGCGGCGGTGGCTGTTCTCTATGCGCTGGTGCTTGGGTTCGTTTACCGGGAAATCGGTTGGGTCGACCTGCCGAAAATCTTCGTCGACAGCGCCGCGACTACCGGGATCGTCATGCTGCTGATCGGGACGTCCATCGGGATGTCGTGGATCATGGCCTTTGAGAATATCCCCCAGAACGTCACCGCCGCATTGATCGGGCTGACGGACAATAAGATCCTCATCCTCCTCATCATCAACCTGATCCTCCTGGCCGTTGGGACCTTCATGGACATGACGCCGGCGGTCCTCATCTTCACCCCCATCTTTCTTCCCGTCGCCACGGAACTGGGGATCGACCCCATCCACTTCGGGATCATCATGGTGCTCAACCTCTGCATCGGCCTCTGCACGCCGCCCGTGGGGAGCGTGTTATTCGTGGGCGTCGGCGTGGCGCAGACGACCATCGCGCGCGTCATCCGGCCGCTCCTGCCCTTGTTCATCGCCATGCTGGTCGCGCTGTTTCTCGTAACCTATATCCCGGCCATCAGCCTGTGGCTGCCGGGGGTGTTTGGATTTTGA